The Gadus macrocephalus chromosome 21, ASM3116895v1 genome has a segment encoding these proteins:
- the sesn1 gene encoding sestrin-1 isoform X2 encodes MRHATSPREKGGNNSFSVTDILKICSHCQRLSKKDLGVRSPRPLANGPSRFIPEKEILHVSKGDDRTQSIFEDAFVALGRLDNISLVMGFHPQYLEGFLRTQHYLLQMDGPLSLHYRHYIGIMAAARHQCSYLVNLHVNDFLQVGGDPKWLNGLDGAPQKLQHLGELNKILAHRPWLLTKDHIEHLLKAEEHSWSLAELIHAVVLLTHYHSLASFTFGCGITPDIHCEGGHTFRPPSLSQYCVCDIANGNGHAYHHDDLLGNEEVSGEVEVLMEKMKQLQECHEEETSQEEMVERFEREKTESMLVVTAEDEESAPSRDVSRHFEDPSYGYKDFSRRGEHVPTFRVQDYSWEDHGFSLVNRLYPDVGQMLDEKFQMAASLTYNTMASHKDVDTSMLRRAIWNYIHCMFGIRYDDYDYGEINQLLDRSFKIYIKTMVCIPEKTTKRMYESFWRQFQHSEKVHVNLLLMEARMQAELLYALRAITRYMT; translated from the exons ATGAGGCACGCCACCTCACCcagggagaaaggggggaatAATTCATTTTCAGTGACAGACATACTGAAGATTTGTTCTCATTGTCAACGGCTTAGCAAAAAG GACCTGGGAGTGCGGAGCCCAAGGCCTCTGGCTAATGGACCCAGCAGATTCATCCCTGAAAAAGAG ATCCTTCACGTCAGCAAAGGGGATGACAGGACACAATCAATATTCGAGGACGCCTTCGTGGCCCTCGGTCGCCTTGACAACATTTCGCTGGTCATGGGCTTCCATCCACAATACCTAGAAGGTTTCCTTAGGACTCAGCACTACCTGCTGCAGATGGACGGCCCCTTGTCCCTACACTACCGCCACTACATAGGCATCATG GCCGCAGCCCGGCACCAGTGCTCTTACCTGGTGAACCTGCATGTCAACGACTTCCTGCAGGTGGGGGGGGACCCTAAGTGGCTCAACGGGCTGGACGGGGCCCCCCAGAAGCTGCAGCACCTCGGGGAGCTCAACAAGATCCTGGCCCACCGGCCTTGGCTGCTCACCAAGGACCACATCGAG CATCTTCTGAAGGCAGAGGAGCACAGCTGGTCGCTGGCGGAGCTGATCCACGCCGTAGTGCTACTGACCCACTACCACTCCCTGGCCTCCTTCACCTTTGGCTGCGGCATCACCCCCGACATCCACTGTGAGGGCGGCCACACCTTCCGGCCCCCCTCGCTCAGCCAGTACTGCGTCTGCGACATCGCCAACGGGAATGGCCACGCCTATCACCACGACGACCTGCTCGgcaatgag GAGGTGTCGGGCGAGGTGGAGGTGCTGATGGAGAAGATGAAGCAGCTGCAGGAGTGCCACGAGGAGGAGACCAGccaggaggagatggtggagcgCTTTGAGCGGGAGAAGACGGAGAGCATGCTGGTGGTGACGGCAGAGGACGAGGAGAGCGCGCCCTCCCGGGACGTCTCCCGCCACTTCGAGGACCCCAGCTACGGCTATAAGGACTTCTCCCGGCGTGGCGAGCACGTGCCCACCTTCAGGGTGCAG GACTACAGCTGGGAGGACCACGGCTTCTCCCTGGTCAACCGGCTGTACCCGGACGTGGGTCAGATGCTGGACGAGAAGTTCCAGATGGCGGCCAGTCTGACCTACAACACCATGGCGTCTCACAAAGACGTTGACACGTCCATGCTGCGCAGGGCCATCTGGAACTACATCCACTGCATGTTCGGCATCAG ATATGACGATTATGATTACGGGGAGATAAACCAGCTGTTGGACCGTAGCTTTAAAATCTACATCAAGACCATGGTGTGCATTCCTGAGAAGACCACAAAAAGAATGTACGAGAGCTTCTGGAGACAGTTCCAGCACTCGGAGAAG GTCCATGTTAACCTGCTTCTAATGGAAGCGCGCATGCAGGCGGAACTGCTGTACGCTCTGAGAGCGATCACCCGCTACATGACATGA